From the Comamonas odontotermitis genome, one window contains:
- a CDS encoding dihydrofolate reductase — protein MTTPHIHLIYARAANGVIGINNQLPWHLPEDMAFFKQKTTGGTVIMGRKTWDSLPPRFRPLPGRHNVVVTRQADWQPDPASAHVTVAGDVAQALDAARAIGKPAWVIGGAQIYAQALPLADEVWVTEIAQDFAGDAYAPSLGAEWQQASREAHTSASGLPFSFVCYRRTVA, from the coding sequence ATGACCACACCGCATATCCACCTCATCTACGCCCGTGCCGCCAATGGCGTGATCGGCATCAACAACCAATTGCCCTGGCATCTGCCAGAGGACATGGCCTTCTTCAAGCAGAAGACCACCGGCGGCACCGTCATCATGGGCCGCAAGACCTGGGATTCGCTCCCACCGCGTTTTCGCCCCTTGCCCGGCCGCCACAATGTGGTGGTGACGCGCCAGGCAGACTGGCAGCCAGACCCGGCATCCGCGCATGTCACCGTCGCGGGTGATGTCGCCCAGGCGCTGGATGCAGCCCGTGCCATCGGCAAACCGGCCTGGGTGATCGGTGGCGCGCAGATCTATGCCCAGGCGCTGCCCCTGGCCGACGAGGTGTGGGTGACCGAAATCGCCCAGGATTTTGCCGGTGACGCCTATGCGCCCAGCCTGGGCGCCGAGTGGCAGCAAGCCTCGCGCGAAGCGCACACCAGCGCCAGCGGATTGCCGTTCAGCTTTGTTTGCTATCGGCGCACTGTCGCCTAG
- a CDS encoding acyltransferase family protein produces MIQSIQMLRFAAAMWVAVYHAQLWGWFPHAPSWFQAIAAGGYAGVDIFFVISGVIMALGTARSAPGIRAASQFALTRFGRIYTGWWPVMGISLLALVAIGSLPANVNLLSSALLYPSNFSLHISNVIWTLVYELYFYLLVAASLLLAPPWRQRAMAALAGGIATLVLHFWFTGRYAPGAFDRATLLVWFYAAPLVLEFFAGYFLYLLVRRFPRQHWDWWLLAAAVLAGMAVYVAWFHSPHAPGMSGFFHWPERALWAGSAAVALVGAALLAPVPHSPRLQSLQHGLGRLGDYSFAIYLLHPLVLLLASRALQALGWQALPRAGAAVAVLLLLVAFAALYHHSIERPLYQACRRQIARWLGPSA; encoded by the coding sequence ATGATCCAGTCCATCCAAATGCTGCGCTTTGCGGCGGCCATGTGGGTTGCGGTCTACCATGCGCAGCTGTGGGGCTGGTTTCCCCATGCGCCCTCATGGTTCCAGGCCATTGCAGCGGGTGGCTATGCCGGGGTGGATATCTTCTTTGTCATCAGCGGCGTGATCATGGCGCTGGGCACGGCACGCAGCGCGCCCGGCATCCGTGCCGCCAGCCAGTTTGCGCTGACGCGCTTTGGCCGCATCTACACGGGCTGGTGGCCGGTAATGGGCATCAGCCTGCTGGCACTTGTCGCAATCGGCAGCCTGCCAGCCAATGTCAACCTGCTGTCATCGGCCCTGCTCTACCCCAGCAATTTCTCGCTACATATCAGCAATGTGATCTGGACGCTGGTATACGAGCTGTATTTCTACCTGCTGGTCGCTGCCAGCCTGTTGCTGGCCCCGCCGTGGCGCCAGCGTGCCATGGCGGCCCTGGCAGGCGGCATCGCGACTCTGGTGCTCCATTTCTGGTTCACGGGCCGGTATGCCCCCGGCGCGTTTGATCGTGCCACGCTGCTCGTGTGGTTTTACGCAGCGCCGCTGGTGCTGGAGTTTTTTGCCGGGTATTTTCTTTACCTGCTGGTGCGGCGCTTTCCGCGCCAGCACTGGGACTGGTGGTTGCTGGCGGCAGCTGTGCTGGCCGGCATGGCCGTCTATGTGGCCTGGTTCCACAGCCCGCACGCGCCCGGAATGAGCGGCTTCTTCCATTGGCCCGAACGCGCCCTGTGGGCAGGTTCAGCCGCCGTGGCACTTGTCGGTGCAGCCCTCTTGGCCCCCGTGCCTCACAGCCCTCGCCTCCAATCGCTGCAGCACGGGCTGGGTCGCCTGGGCGACTACTCCTTTGCCATCTACCTGCTGCATCCCCTGGTGCTGTTGCTGGCGAGCCGCGCGCTGCAGGCGCTGGGCTGGCAGGCCCTGCCCCGCGCAGGCGCAGCGGTGGCCGTGCTGCTGCTGTTGGTCGCCTTTGCCGCGCTGTACCATCACTCCATCGAACGTCCTCTCTACCAGGCCTGCCGGCGCCAGATCGCCCGCTGGCTGGGCCCTTCTGCATGA
- a CDS encoding YdgA family protein, giving the protein MKKLGIGIAAAVAVLLAGSVATSYVMGGKVQEGFESTAKEWSKPPLTVQVQSYERGLFTSTAKTLWTVNTGEEQLSFTASHDISHGPWPRGHAAEIASRFAWNDDAPPELLSLYKDKSPLEWNTQVGWTHTSKHQMSSPAVTGQFDKDKVSFAGLTADFEMSADLKGMKGTATMPSLQLDSTASPVDDEEGDSSGPAKMLLKGNSMRFDLFQPQGQEFMVGSVNWKLDSLNTEPKNGGEPVQIDGLTMDIDTRQEGDVVNTGVNTAVKLVTIPGKKINDIAVDLALRNLDAAWLNQFTKQSQQAQGNPQALQALMMGGLQQLLARKPELEIKRLAWRSDEGAAELSAGVSYQGDATKGLNPATDIKAHAKLNMPKPVLESLMSSRVRDALIADNEGDEDYDVQQLATLVQDDVKLRIDTLMQAGVLQEKDNQMSALIEYAGGEVKANGKKLGGEEMMGVMAAMP; this is encoded by the coding sequence ATGAAAAAGCTTGGAATCGGGATTGCAGCCGCTGTGGCTGTGCTGTTGGCGGGCAGCGTTGCCACCAGCTACGTGATGGGCGGCAAGGTACAGGAGGGGTTTGAGTCGACCGCCAAGGAGTGGAGCAAGCCGCCGCTGACGGTGCAGGTGCAAAGCTATGAGCGCGGCCTGTTCACCTCTACCGCCAAGACCCTGTGGACGGTAAATACCGGCGAGGAACAACTGAGCTTCACCGCCAGCCACGACATCTCGCACGGCCCCTGGCCACGTGGCCACGCCGCAGAGATCGCCTCGCGCTTTGCCTGGAATGACGATGCGCCCCCCGAGCTGCTGAGCCTGTACAAGGACAAGTCGCCCCTGGAGTGGAACACCCAGGTCGGCTGGACCCACACGTCAAAGCACCAGATGAGCTCGCCCGCCGTGACCGGCCAGTTCGACAAGGACAAGGTCAGCTTTGCAGGGCTGACGGCAGATTTTGAAATGTCTGCCGACCTCAAGGGCATGAAGGGCACGGCCACCATGCCCAGCCTGCAACTGGACTCGACCGCATCGCCGGTGGACGATGAAGAAGGCGACAGCAGCGGCCCTGCCAAGATGCTGCTCAAGGGCAACAGCATGCGCTTTGACCTGTTCCAGCCCCAGGGGCAGGAATTCATGGTGGGCAGCGTGAACTGGAAGCTCGACAGCCTGAACACCGAGCCCAAGAATGGCGGCGAACCCGTGCAGATCGATGGCCTGACCATGGACATCGACACCAGGCAAGAGGGTGATGTGGTCAACACCGGCGTCAATACCGCCGTCAAGCTGGTGACGATTCCGGGCAAGAAGATCAACGACATTGCTGTGGACTTGGCCTTGCGCAACCTCGATGCTGCCTGGCTCAACCAGTTCACCAAGCAATCGCAGCAAGCACAGGGCAATCCGCAGGCGCTGCAGGCATTGATGATGGGCGGCCTGCAGCAGTTGCTGGCGCGCAAGCCGGAGCTGGAAATCAAGCGCCTTGCCTGGCGTTCGGATGAAGGCGCAGCCGAACTGTCGGCTGGCGTGTCCTACCAGGGCGACGCCACCAAGGGGCTGAACCCGGCCACCGACATCAAGGCCCACGCCAAGCTGAACATGCCCAAGCCCGTGCTGGAGTCGCTGATGAGCAGCAGGGTGCGCGATGCCCTGATTGCCGACAATGAAGGCGATGAGGACTACGACGTGCAGCAACTGGCCACGCTGGTGCAGGACGATGTGAAGCTGCGCATCGACACCCTGATGCAAGCGGGCGTGCTGCAGGAAAAGGATAACCAGATGAGCGCACTGATCGAGTACGCCGGTGGCGAAGTCAAGGCCAATGGCAAGAAGCTGGGCGGCGAAGAAATGATGGGAGTGATGGCGGCAATGCCTTAA
- a CDS encoding glutamine--tRNA ligase/YqeY domain fusion protein, translating into MNAPVSSASHSGSDEVVKPTNFLRHIIESDLDKGTYASRHWGGSPGDAQHHQQGQVDEARLRTRFPPEPNGYLHVGHAKSICLNFGLARDFGGVCHLRFDDTNPEKEDQEYVDGIIDAVKWLGFDWKDPDGHENLYFASNYFDFMHRCAVYLIEQGLAYVDEQSADEMKANRGDFTRPGVNSPFRDRSVAENLQRFADMKDGKLADGAAVLRAKIDMAAPNINLRDPAIYRVRHAEHHNTGNQWCIYPMYTFAHPIEDAYEHITHSICTLEFEDQRPFYDWLLDNLRTGGLIDAPQPRQYEFSRLNLTYVITSKRKLKHLVDNHFVTGWDDPRMPTVVGLRRRGYTPASIRNFCERIGVTKDYAWIDYGTLDGCLREDLENKAHRAMVVLDPVKLELTNWAEVFGSADHLEQCTLPALPHHAESETVPERHFTLGREVWIEREDFAEVPPKGYKRLFPGNKVRLKGGYVIECTGCEKDADGNVSKVLATVVPDTKSGTPGADSVKVKAAITWVGVQDGIEAEVRLYDRLFTDPQPDAGGKDYLALLNPDSLKVVTAYVEPSLKSAQADDKYQFERFGYFVADRKDHTAGKPVFNKITGLKDSWGK; encoded by the coding sequence ATGAATGCACCTGTCTCGAGCGCTTCGCACAGTGGTAGTGACGAAGTGGTCAAACCCACCAATTTTCTGCGACACATTATCGAGTCCGACCTGGACAAAGGCACCTACGCCAGCCGCCACTGGGGTGGTTCGCCCGGCGACGCCCAGCACCACCAGCAGGGCCAGGTGGACGAGGCCAGGCTGCGCACCCGCTTTCCGCCCGAGCCCAACGGCTATCTGCACGTGGGCCATGCCAAGTCCATCTGCCTGAACTTCGGTCTGGCGCGCGACTTCGGCGGCGTGTGCCACCTGCGCTTTGACGACACCAATCCCGAAAAGGAAGACCAGGAATACGTGGACGGCATCATCGACGCCGTCAAATGGCTGGGCTTTGACTGGAAGGACCCGGACGGCCACGAGAACCTGTATTTCGCCAGCAACTACTTCGACTTCATGCACCGCTGCGCGGTCTACCTGATCGAGCAGGGCCTGGCCTATGTGGACGAGCAGTCTGCCGACGAGATGAAGGCCAATCGGGGCGACTTCACCCGTCCCGGCGTGAACAGCCCGTTCCGCGACCGTTCGGTGGCCGAGAACCTGCAGCGTTTTGCCGACATGAAGGACGGCAAGCTGGCGGACGGCGCCGCCGTGCTGCGCGCCAAGATCGACATGGCCGCGCCCAACATCAACCTGCGCGACCCGGCCATCTACCGCGTGCGCCATGCCGAGCACCACAACACCGGCAACCAATGGTGCATCTACCCGATGTACACCTTCGCGCACCCCATCGAGGATGCGTACGAGCACATCACCCACTCCATCTGCACGCTGGAGTTCGAGGACCAGCGCCCGTTCTATGACTGGTTGCTCGACAACCTGCGCACGGGCGGCCTGATCGACGCGCCGCAGCCGCGCCAGTATGAGTTCTCGCGCCTGAACCTCACCTATGTGATCACCAGCAAGCGCAAGCTCAAGCACCTGGTGGACAACCACTTCGTGACCGGCTGGGACGACCCCCGCATGCCTACCGTCGTCGGCCTGCGCCGCAGGGGTTACACGCCAGCATCCATCCGCAATTTCTGCGAGCGCATCGGCGTGACCAAGGATTACGCCTGGATCGACTACGGCACGCTGGATGGTTGCCTGCGCGAAGACCTGGAGAACAAGGCCCACCGCGCGATGGTGGTGCTGGACCCCGTCAAGCTGGAGCTGACCAACTGGGCCGAGGTATTTGGCAGCGCAGACCATCTGGAGCAATGCACGCTGCCGGCCCTGCCCCACCACGCCGAAAGTGAAACCGTGCCCGAGCGCCATTTCACACTGGGCCGCGAAGTCTGGATCGAGCGCGAGGATTTCGCCGAAGTGCCTCCCAAGGGCTACAAGCGCCTGTTCCCCGGCAACAAGGTTCGCCTCAAGGGCGGCTATGTGATCGAGTGCACGGGCTGCGAGAAGGATGCCGACGGCAACGTGAGCAAGGTGCTGGCCACCGTGGTGCCTGATACCAAGAGCGGCACGCCCGGCGCCGACAGCGTCAAGGTCAAGGCGGCCATCACCTGGGTGGGCGTGCAGGACGGCATTGAGGCCGAAGTGCGCCTCTACGACCGGCTCTTCACCGATCCCCAACCCGATGCCGGCGGCAAGGATTACCTCGCCCTGCTCAACCCCGACAGCCTGAAGGTAGTCACTGCCTATGTCGAACCGTCGCTGAAGTCGGCCCAGGCCGATGACAAGTACCAGTTCGAACGCTTTGGCTACTTTGTGGCAGACCGCAAGGACCACACAGCCGGCAAGCCGGTGTTCAACAAGATCACCGGACTGAAGGATTCCTGGGGCAAGTGA
- the aroQ gene encoding type II 3-dehydroquinate dehydratase — MKTVFVLNGPNLNLLGLREPAIYGAHTLQDVERLCEQAATRNHLALRFHQSNHEGALIDWLHEAGQMKRDGQLAGVVLNAAAYTHTSVALMDAIKGADLPVIELHISNVHAREAFRHHSYIAPVAKAVICGLGVQGYSIAIDAVAQVLLAQPA; from the coding sequence ATGAAAACCGTCTTCGTACTCAATGGACCCAACCTGAACCTGCTGGGGCTGCGCGAGCCTGCCATCTATGGCGCGCATACCCTGCAGGACGTGGAGCGGCTATGCGAGCAGGCGGCCACGCGCAACCATCTGGCCCTGCGCTTTCACCAGAGCAACCACGAGGGCGCGCTGATCGACTGGCTGCATGAAGCCGGTCAGATGAAGCGCGACGGCCAACTCGCCGGTGTGGTGCTCAATGCAGCCGCCTACACCCACACCAGCGTGGCGCTGATGGATGCGATCAAAGGGGCCGATCTGCCGGTGATCGAGCTTCACATCAGCAATGTGCATGCGCGTGAGGCTTTTCGCCACCATTCCTACATCGCCCCGGTGGCCAAGGCAGTGATCTGCGGCCTGGGCGTGCAGGGCTATAGCATTGCCATCGATGCCGTGGCGCAGGTGCTGCTGGCGCAGCCTGCCTGA
- a CDS encoding alpha/beta fold hydrolase produces the protein MPSEMPADYTALLARATRLTTPCGDGEMVWHTWGARQPGALPLVMLHGGSGSWMHWIRNIDALVAAGHQVWLPDLPGFGDSAAPPAGFDADAMVEPLYQGMQQLGLLPCKLIGFSFGGMTAGMLAAAHPDAAERLVVVGAPAMGVVPQKQFVLRGWRHLPDATEQREVHRYNLGALMLWDAARIDEEALALHQNNVQRDRLPRRRLANTDILAQSLPQIAAPVAAIYGAHDALYKTYMGALGDKFRAVTPQLLDFVLVPDSGHWVQYEQPRAFMAALLPLLSSTIDVNNASGA, from the coding sequence ATGCCCTCTGAGATGCCTGCGGATTACACAGCCTTGCTGGCGCGCGCAACCCGCCTGACCACGCCTTGTGGCGACGGCGAGATGGTGTGGCACACATGGGGCGCGCGCCAGCCGGGCGCCTTGCCGCTGGTGATGCTGCATGGCGGCAGCGGCAGCTGGATGCACTGGATTCGCAATATTGACGCGCTGGTGGCTGCGGGCCACCAGGTCTGGCTGCCCGATCTGCCGGGTTTTGGCGATTCTGCCGCGCCCCCTGCCGGTTTTGATGCGGATGCCATGGTCGAGCCCCTGTACCAAGGCATGCAGCAGCTGGGCCTGCTGCCCTGCAAGCTGATCGGGTTCAGCTTTGGCGGCATGACCGCCGGCATGCTGGCGGCGGCCCATCCCGATGCGGCCGAACGTCTGGTGGTGGTGGGCGCGCCCGCCATGGGCGTAGTGCCGCAGAAACAGTTTGTGCTGCGTGGCTGGCGCCATCTGCCCGATGCGACCGAGCAGCGCGAGGTGCACCGCTACAACCTGGGTGCCTTGATGCTGTGGGACGCCGCCCGTATTGACGAAGAGGCCCTGGCCCTGCACCAGAACAATGTGCAGCGCGACCGCCTGCCGCGCAGGCGCCTGGCCAATACCGATATCCTGGCGCAGTCGCTGCCGCAGATTGCGGCTCCGGTGGCTGCCATCTACGGCGCGCACGATGCGCTCTACAAAACCTATATGGGTGCGCTGGGCGACAAGTTTCGGGCGGTCACGCCACAGCTGCTGGATTTTGTGCTCGTGCCCGACAGCGGCCATTGGGTGCAATACGAGCAGCCCCGCGCATTCATGGCGGCCCTGCTGCCGCTGCTTTCCTCAACTATTGATGTAAATAATGCCTCTGGCGCTTGA
- a CDS encoding isoaspartyl peptidase/L-asparaginase family protein gives MSPTKFTPVIAIHGGAGTITRASITPVQQQAYRNALRDVLLGAQRKLAEGAPAEAVAVEAVRLLEECPLFNAGRGAVFTADATHEMDSCVMRGHDLACGSIAGVSTVRNPVIAAQALMEAGGPVFMIGAAAEQFAQRQGCEMVARDWFSTEQRLAQLRTVQEVARASGSDTMALDHTAQSLAAPQGKGDAPLDERKKMGTVGAVVLDVHGNLAAATSTGGLTNKKPGRVGDSPVVGAGTYAKNGVVAVSCTGVGEAFIRGTAAHAVAARIELLGAGVADAASAVIHRVLPPLGGDGGLIAVGASGEVSLCFNSEGMYRGQVGVAGEPLVAIYENDALAIA, from the coding sequence ATGAGTCCAACCAAGTTCACCCCCGTCATTGCCATCCATGGCGGCGCAGGCACCATCACCCGTGCGTCGATCACGCCCGTGCAGCAGCAGGCGTATCGCAATGCATTGCGCGATGTTCTGCTGGGCGCGCAGCGCAAACTGGCAGAAGGCGCGCCAGCAGAGGCTGTGGCGGTGGAAGCCGTGCGCCTGCTGGAGGAATGCCCGCTGTTCAATGCCGGGCGTGGAGCGGTGTTCACTGCGGACGCCACCCACGAGATGGATTCCTGCGTCATGCGTGGGCACGATCTGGCCTGCGGCTCCATCGCAGGGGTCAGCACCGTGCGCAACCCCGTCATTGCTGCCCAGGCGCTGATGGAGGCGGGCGGGCCGGTCTTCATGATCGGCGCGGCTGCCGAGCAGTTTGCCCAGCGGCAGGGCTGTGAAATGGTGGCCAGGGACTGGTTCTCCACCGAGCAGCGCCTCGCGCAACTGCGCACGGTGCAGGAGGTCGCCCGGGCATCGGGCAGCGACACCATGGCGCTGGACCACACTGCGCAGAGCCTGGCTGCGCCGCAAGGCAAGGGCGATGCCCCCCTGGATGAGCGCAAGAAGATGGGTACCGTGGGCGCCGTGGTGCTTGATGTACATGGCAATCTGGCAGCAGCCACATCGACTGGCGGCCTGACGAACAAGAAGCCCGGCCGTGTGGGCGACTCGCCCGTGGTGGGTGCTGGCACCTACGCCAAGAACGGCGTGGTGGCCGTATCGTGCACCGGCGTGGGCGAGGCTTTCATTCGCGGAACGGCAGCGCATGCCGTGGCTGCGCGCATCGAGCTGCTGGGCGCCGGTGTGGCCGATGCGGCAAGCGCGGTCATCCACCGCGTGCTGCCGCCACTGGGGGGCGACGGGGGCCTGATTGCCGTGGGCGCGAGCGGCGAGGTGTCGCTGTGCTTCAACTCCGAAGGCATGTACCGCGGCCAAGTGGGCGTTGCTGGCGAACCGCTGGTGGCAATTTACGAGAACGACGCATTGGCAATCGCCTAG
- a CDS encoding dipeptide ABC transporter ATP-binding protein, which translates to MSTLAHSSAENAALPAVLLVRDLSVSFKTEQGRVQVVKNLSFDVHAGQTLAVVGESGSGKSVTSLALMRLVENGGGQIDSGSMLLRGRHTGQLDLAKASNAQMRQVRGADMAMVFQEPMTSLNPVFTVGEQIAESIRLHQGKSRSEAMAEALRMMELVRIPEARNVLTRHPHQLSGGMRQRVMIAMALSCKPSLLIADEPTTALDVTIQAQILALIQELQREMSMGVIFITHDMGVVAEVADRVLVMFRGDKVEEQDCVQLFAHPQQAYTRNLLAAVPQLGAMRGKDLPERFALLGQGAGGAAGEVAPQATVKAGAPVLQVDKLVTRFPIKEGLLGGVKRQVYAVEQVSFSLQPGETLAVVGESGCGKSTTGRALARLIDFQSGQVQVAGRDIARLKGGDLQALRRDIQFIFQDPFASLDPRLTVGYSILEPMLIHKLLPREQAEKKVEWLLEKVGLPAAAANRYPHEFSGGQRQRIAIARALALNPQVVIADEAVSALDVSIRAQIINLMMDLQQEFGIAFLFISHDMAVVERVSHRVAVMYLGQIVEIGPRRAVFENPQHSYTKRLMAAVPIADPTRRRAHTLNVTEIPSPVRAVNDPPKVLPMREVGPGHWVATDVSAAAAQSAAAGRAVA; encoded by the coding sequence ATGTCCACCCTTGCACACTCCTCCGCCGAGAATGCTGCGTTGCCCGCGGTGTTGCTGGTTCGTGACCTGTCGGTCAGCTTCAAAACCGAGCAGGGCCGGGTGCAGGTGGTCAAGAACCTGAGTTTTGACGTACATGCCGGCCAGACGCTGGCCGTGGTGGGCGAATCGGGTTCGGGCAAATCCGTCACCTCGCTGGCGCTGATGCGTCTGGTGGAGAACGGGGGCGGCCAGATCGACAGCGGCTCCATGCTGCTGCGCGGGCGCCACACGGGCCAGCTGGATCTGGCCAAGGCCAGCAACGCGCAGATGCGCCAGGTGCGCGGCGCGGACATGGCCATGGTGTTCCAGGAGCCGATGACATCGCTCAACCCCGTCTTCACCGTGGGCGAGCAGATTGCCGAATCCATTCGCCTGCACCAGGGAAAATCGCGCAGCGAGGCCATGGCCGAGGCGCTGCGCATGATGGAGCTGGTACGCATTCCCGAGGCGCGCAACGTGCTCACGCGCCACCCGCACCAGCTCTCGGGCGGCATGCGCCAGCGGGTGATGATCGCGATGGCGCTGTCGTGCAAGCCGTCGCTGCTGATTGCCGATGAACCGACGACGGCGCTGGATGTGACCATCCAGGCACAGATTCTGGCGCTGATCCAGGAGCTGCAGCGCGAGATGTCGATGGGCGTGATCTTCATCACCCACGACATGGGCGTGGTGGCGGAGGTGGCCGACCGTGTGTTGGTGATGTTCCGTGGCGACAAGGTGGAAGAGCAGGACTGCGTGCAGCTGTTTGCCCATCCGCAGCAGGCCTACACCCGCAACCTGCTCGCGGCGGTGCCGCAGCTGGGAGCCATGCGCGGCAAGGATCTGCCCGAGCGTTTTGCCTTGCTGGGGCAAGGGGCGGGTGGCGCTGCAGGAGAGGTCGCGCCGCAGGCCACCGTCAAGGCGGGCGCGCCGGTGCTGCAGGTGGACAAGCTGGTGACGCGCTTTCCGATCAAGGAAGGGCTGTTGGGCGGCGTCAAGCGGCAGGTGTATGCGGTGGAGCAGGTGAGCTTCAGCCTGCAGCCGGGCGAAACGCTGGCAGTGGTGGGCGAATCGGGCTGCGGTAAATCGACCACGGGCCGGGCGCTGGCGCGGCTCATCGATTTCCAGTCGGGCCAGGTGCAGGTGGCGGGGCGCGATATTGCGCGGCTCAAGGGCGGCGATCTGCAGGCCCTGCGCCGCGACATCCAGTTCATTTTTCAGGACCCGTTTGCTTCGCTCGACCCGCGCCTGACGGTCGGCTACAGCATTCTGGAGCCCATGCTCATCCACAAGCTCCTGCCGCGCGAGCAGGCAGAAAAGAAAGTGGAGTGGCTGCTGGAGAAGGTGGGCCTGCCTGCCGCAGCGGCCAACCGCTATCCGCACGAATTTTCGGGTGGCCAGCGCCAGCGCATTGCGATTGCGCGCGCGCTGGCGCTCAACCCTCAGGTGGTGATTGCCGACGAGGCAGTGTCGGCGCTCGATGTGTCGATCCGCGCGCAGATCATCAACCTGATGATGGATCTGCAGCAGGAGTTCGGCATTGCCTTCCTGTTCATCTCGCACGACATGGCCGTGGTCGAGCGCGTCAGCCACCGGGTGGCAGTGATGTACCTGGGCCAGATCGTCGAGATCGGCCCGCGCCGCGCCGTGTTCGAGAATCCGCAGCACAGCTACACCAAGCGGCTGATGGCGGCAGTGCCGATTGCCGATCCGACACGCCGGCGCGCGCACACCTTGAACGTGACCGAGATACCCAGCCCCGTGCGTGCGGTGAATGACCCACCCAAGGTGCTGCCCATGCGCGAAGTGGGGCCGGGCCACTGGGTGGCGACCGATGTATCTGCCGCAGCGGCGCAAAGCGCGGCTGCGGGCCGGGCGGTGGCCTGA
- the gsiB gene encoding glutathione ABC transporter substrate-binding protein GsiB — MQRRLTSIAAAMLLAGTAFSAHAAKDVVVAVASTFTTTDPYDANDTLSQAVAKSFYEGLYGFDKDMKMIPVLATGFDVSKDGLVYTFKLRSGVKFHDGTAFNAEAVKATFDRVTNPDNKLKRYNLYKNIAKTEVVDDLTVKFTLKEPFAPFVNSLAHPSGVIISPAALKQYGKEIVQHPVGTGPFKFVEWKPSDYMKVAKFDGYWQKGLPKVDTITWRPVVDNNTRASMMQTNEAHFAFPVPPEAVANLEKKPSLEITKAPSIIHRYISMNVTQKPFDNPKVREALNYAINKEALSKVAFAGSAIPAEGVLPKGVEFATKLGPWPYDPAKAKALLKEAGYPNGFESTLWSAYNHSTAQKVIQFAQQQLAQVGVKVTVRALEAGQRVAEVESVQDPAKAGVRMYYVGWSSSTGEADWAMRPLLAGESAPPRGFNTAYYNNPEVNADIAKALVTTDTAARGKIYADAQQKIWKDAPWIFLNTEQLVSVRAKNLSGFYVIPDGNFNFVDLDLK, encoded by the coding sequence ATGCAACGACGTTTGACTTCGATCGCCGCCGCCATGCTGCTGGCGGGTACTGCGTTTTCGGCCCATGCGGCCAAGGACGTGGTGGTGGCAGTGGCTTCCACCTTCACGACCACCGACCCCTACGACGCCAACGACACCTTGTCGCAGGCCGTGGCCAAGTCCTTCTATGAAGGCTTGTACGGCTTCGACAAGGACATGAAGATGATCCCCGTGCTGGCAACGGGCTTTGACGTGAGCAAGGACGGTCTCGTCTACACCTTCAAGCTGCGCAGCGGCGTCAAGTTCCACGACGGCACCGCCTTCAACGCCGAAGCGGTGAAGGCGACCTTCGACCGCGTGACCAACCCGGACAACAAGCTCAAGCGCTACAACCTGTACAAGAACATCGCCAAGACCGAGGTGGTGGACGATCTGACGGTGAAATTCACGCTCAAGGAGCCGTTTGCACCTTTCGTCAACTCGCTCGCCCATCCCTCGGGCGTGATCATCTCGCCCGCTGCGCTCAAACAGTACGGCAAGGAGATCGTGCAGCACCCCGTGGGTACCGGCCCGTTCAAGTTCGTCGAGTGGAAGCCTTCCGACTACATGAAGGTCGCCAAGTTTGACGGCTACTGGCAAAAGGGTCTGCCCAAGGTGGATACGATCACCTGGCGCCCGGTGGTGGACAACAACACCCGCGCATCGATGATGCAGACCAACGAGGCGCACTTCGCCTTCCCGGTGCCGCCAGAAGCCGTGGCCAACCTCGAGAAGAAGCCGAGCCTCGAAATCACCAAGGCGCCGTCGATCATCCATCGCTACATCTCGATGAATGTGACGCAGAAGCCTTTCGACAACCCCAAGGTGCGTGAGGCGCTGAACTACGCCATCAACAAGGAAGCGCTGTCCAAGGTGGCGTTTGCGGGCTCTGCCATCCCTGCAGAAGGCGTGCTGCCCAAGGGCGTGGAGTTTGCCACCAAGCTCGGCCCATGGCCCTACGACCCCGCCAAGGCCAAGGCCCTGCTGAAGGAAGCGGGCTACCCCAACGGTTTTGAGAGCACCCTGTGGTCGGCCTACAACCACTCCACCGCCCAGAAGGTGATCCAGTTTGCGCAGCAGCAGCTCGCCCAGGTCGGCGTGAAGGTGACCGTGCGCGCCCTGGAAGCAGGCCAGCGCGTGGCCGAAGTGGAATCGGTGCAGGACCCTGCCAAGGCGGGCGTGCGCATGTACTACGTGGGCTGGTCGTCGTCCACCGGCGAAGCCGACTGGGCCATGCGCCCGCTGCTGGCGGGTGAAAGCGCGCCACCCCGTGGCTTCAACACCGCCTACTACAACAACCCCGAAGTCAACGCCGACATCGCCAAGGCGCTGGTGACCACCGACACGGCTGCGCGCGGCAAGATCTACGCCGATGCCCAGCAGAAGATCTGGAAGGACGCACCCTGGATCTTCCTGAACACCGAGCAGCTGGTGTCCGTGCGCGCCAAGAACCTGTCCGGCTTCTACGTGATTCCTGACGGCAACTTCAACTTTGTTGACCTGGACCTGAAGTAA